The DNA region TAATCTACTAAATATAAATGAGTAGTATAAAAAAGCAAGATTTCTTTTAGTTTTTCCACTCACAAGCCTTTAATTATTAACAGAACTTTGTTTTTTAATATCCTTAGTATCAACCCAAATATTTGGCACTGCTCCTCCAGGAGTTAAAAAGATTTTTGCATCTTGATTGACTTTTAATGCTTCATTAAATTCTTTTTGGGTTTCAATTTGTTTTAAATTCAGTAAAGGCGTATTCAAACTATTAGCAATTTCTTTATTAGAATAAGCTTGTGCATCAGCTTCAATTTTTACTGCCATAGCTTTACCTTTCGCGCTAATAATAGTTGCATTAGCTTCACCTTCAGCCAAAGCTGCTTTTTTTAATGCTTCTTGATTAGCTCTTTCAACTTCATATTTTGTTCTTTCAGCTTCTTGTTTGGCAATTTGTACTCGTTCTATTTGCTCTTTGACTTTAGAAGGTAGGATGATTTCTCTAAGTTGCACTGCACGTAATTCCACAGGCTCATTAGGTTGCGCTTCTATGGTTTTTCTTATACCTTCTTCGATTTGAGTTGCTATAGCATTGCGATTAGTTGGTAATTCTTCTGCAGTATATTTTCCTACAACACTTCTTACCACATCGCGTACTACAGGATCAATGATTTTATTTTCCCAGTTTAAACTCCAAGTTGCTATAGTTTGAGGTACTTGAAGAGGATTTAAGCGGTATTGCACTGTTACATCAATAGATACAGGTAAACCACGTGAATCAAGAACAGAAATGCTATTTTTATTAATAACTCCTGAACCTGAAGATAAATTCTCATTACTTCCTTCTATAGAAGCATAATTAATTTGTCTTACTCTTGTATCAATTATAGTTATTTTTTGTACAAAAGGGATAAAAAAATGAAGTCCTGGTTCTAAAGGATTTGGATCATACTTACCTGTAGTGGATTTAATACCCATTTCTCCAGAATTAATTACCATAAAAGGTTTAGCAATAATTAAAAATAAGATAATAATAATTGCTCCATAAATGAAAGGGGAAAATTTCCCAAAGCCTTTGAAATTAAACTCAGGAGTTTTAAAGTTAAAATTGTGACGGTTGTTGCCGTTATTGTTAGAATTTTTATTTTTTTTATTAAAATAATCATTTAAATCAGCTGGCATTTATTTCCTTTTAAATATAAGTTAGCATAGATGCGTATTTTTCATTATGTCCATAAACTATGTTAAAATATGCATCTTGAAGTTTTTTAGTCATAGTTCCTCTAAAACCATTTCCTATAATTCTTGCATCAACATTATTAATAGGAGTGATTTCAGCGGCTGTTCCAGTGAAAAATGCTTCATCCGCAGTATAAACTTCATCTCTAGAAATTCTTTGACGCATTATAGTAATACCAAGATCGTGAGCAATTTTAAGTACAGTATCTTGAGTAATACTTTTTAAGGAGAAATCATTTGGAGGTGTGATTAAAATTCCATCCCTTACAATAAAAAAACATTCTCCTGTTCCTTCTGCGATAAAACCTTCTTCATCAAGCATTAAAGCTTCTTCATAACCTGCTTCAATAGCTTCAAATTTTGCAATTTGTGAATTTAAATAATTTGCACTTGCTTTAGCTTTGCCCATGCAAGATTTTACACTATTTCTTGTAAAAGATGAAATTTTTACTTTAATGCCTTTTTCTAAGGCTTCTTGACCAAGATAAGCACCCCATTCCCAAGCAGCAATACCTACTCTAACTGGAGCTTTCATATGATAAAGACCCATAACTCCATCACCTAAAAAGATTAAAGGACGTATATAAGCATTGCTTTTAAAATGATTTGCCTTTATAAGTTCAATTTGAGCGTTTTCTAGTTCTTCTTGAGAAAAAGGGCATTTTAAAAGAGTTATTTTTGCAGATTCTAAGAGCCTTTTAGTGTGATCTTTAAGTCTAAAAATTGCTAAACCTTTATCAGTTTTATAAGCTCTAGTTCCTTCGAAAACAGCATTGCCATAATGTAAAGAATGGGTTAAAAAATGTAAAGTTGCATCTTTAAAATCAATTAATTTTCCATCCATCCAAATTTTATTTGCTGAAATCATTTTTCTACCTTAAAAATATATTGTTTAATTCTTTAAAAAATTATTATAATTTAATAATAAATTGTAATTTTATCAAAAATATACTAACAATAAGTTTTGAATATATTTAAAGTTTATTTGAAGGAATTAAATTACTGTATTCATAGTTATTTTTGTTAAAAAGCATTAAATATTTTTTGAAATAATTATAAAAATTATTATTTTAGATATTTTAAAATTTGTAAGGAAAAATAGTGCCACTGGTAAATATAAAATTAGCAAAACCAGCTTTAAGTAAAGAACAAAAAGCTGAACTTATAAGTGATATAACTGATCTTTTAAGTCAAAAATATAATAAAAATAAAGAAAGAATTATCGTTATTTTAGAAGATATAGAAAATTATGATATAGGTTTTGGTGGAGAAAGTTTAGAAATAATTAAAACAAAGGCAAACAAATGATCAAAATAGGAGACAAAGCACCTGAATTTGAACTTTTAAATCAAGATGGGATAAAAGTTAGTCTTAAGGATTTCATCGGTAAAAAAGTCATTTTGTATTTTTATCCTAAAGATAGTACTCCAGGTTGTACTACACAAGCTTGTGATTTTAGTATGCATTATGATCAATTTAATGATAAAAATGCAGTAATTATAGGTATAAGTCCTGATAGTGTGGCAAGTCATGAAAAATTTATCACTCGATTTAATTTAAAACATATTTTACTTAGTGATCCTGAAAAAGAAGTTTGTAAAATATATGGAGTATGGGGAATTAAAAAAAATTATGGTAAAGAATATGAAGGTGTAATTCGTTCAACTTTTATTATTGATGAAGTGGGAAAAATTATAAAAATTTACACTAATGTCCGTGTTAAAGATCATGTTTTAACAGTGTTTGAAAGTCTTTAAATGTTGGTTCATATTTGTTGTAGTGTGGATAGCCATTATTTTATAAGTGAACTTAAAAAAGTTTATCCTGATGAAAAAATTATAGCTTATTTTTATGATCCAAATATTCATCCTTTAAGTGAATATGAATTAAGATTTTTAGATGTTAAAAGATCTTGTGATAAGCTTGGTATTAAACTTTATAAGGGCGAATATGAATATGAAAAATGGTTACAAAGTGTAAAAGGCTATGAAAATGAACCTGAAAAAGGTAAAAGATGTAGTATTTGTTTTGATGTAAGAATGGGTTCTAGTGTAGAATTTGCAGTAAAATTAGGAGAAAAAAAACTTACTACTACGCTTTTAACAAGTCCAAAAAAAGATTTAGAGCAATTAAGAAAAACTTTGCAAAAAGAATGTGAACCTTATGGAATAGAATTTTTAGCCCCTGATTTTCGTAAAAATGGCGGCACTCAAAGACAATTTGCTTTAGCAAAACAAGCAATGCTTTATCATCAAAATTATTGTGGTTGTATTTATGGGCTTAATAAACAAAAACAAGATAAGAGTTTTATTGATGAATTTATTTCACCCATAAATAAGCAAATTTTACCTGCAAGTATACAAGCAAGAATAGCTCTTTATAAAAAGGCATATTTATTTGAAAAAAAAGGTTTAAAATTTAAGATTATAAGACAAAAATTTTTAAATTATCGTCTTTTAAGTGCTTTGATAAAAATTGATAAAAAACCTGTTAAATCGCATATTTTATTTTATTCTCATTTTAAAAATTCCTATACAAGATTTTCTTTAGATGAACACAATTTAAAACAAAATGTAAAAGAAGGATTTTATAGAAGTACTAAAGATGAAATTCTTTTTGTCGAATTTTGGCGTTTTAATCAATTTTTTAAAAATAAATGGAAAAATTTTGAAGATTTTTTAAAACATCCTTTAAGTATAGAAGTAGAAATTAAATGGCGTGTGAAGCATTTTGGTTTTTATGATCTTAGTCCTGTTGTTATACTTGAAAATATTTTACCCACAAGATATGAAATTATAGCAAAAAGTGAAATTTATAACGATAGTAAAGAAATACTTATTAAAATCTAAAAAATAAGAAAAACTTTTTTTGTTAATATAATTTTTAATGAATTTTTTATATAATAAAATTTTTTAATTGTTTTAAGGGTAATTTACAATGATAGATGTAATGCAAATTCAAAAAATCTTACCACACCGTTATCCTTTTTTATTGGTTGATAAAATTATAGAATTAAAAATTAAAGAAGTGGTGCGCGGATATAAAAACATTAGCATAAGTGACCATGTTTTTATGGGGCATTTTCCTGATCATCCTATTTATCCTGGAGTATTAATTTTAGAAGGTATGGCTCAAACTGGTGGAGTCTTAGCTTTTGAAAGTATGGAAGATAAAGTTGATCCAAAAAGTAAAGTTGTATATTTTACAGGTATTGATGGTGCAAAATTTAGAAATCCTGTGCGTCCTGGAGATAGACTTGATTATGAGATGAGTGTAGTTAAAAATCGTGCCAACATGTGGATTTTTAAGGGTCAAGCTTTTGTAGAAAATAATTTAGTTGCAGAAGCTGAGCTTAAAGCTATGATAGTAGATAAATAATGAGAACAATTCATCCAAGTGCAGTGATTGAAGAAGGCGCACAGCTTGGTGATGATGTTGTTATAGAAGCTTATGCTTATGTGAGTAAGAGTGCTAAAATAGGTAATAATGTTATCATTAAGCAAGGCGCTAGGGTGCTTTCAAATACAACTATAGGGGATCATTCTCGTATTTTTTCTTATGCCATAGTAGGGGATATTCCTCAAGATATTTCTTATAAGGATGAGCAAAAAACAGGGGTTATTATAGGTAAAAATGCTACGATTAGAGAATTTGTAACTATTAATTCTGGTACGACAAAAGGAGATGGTTTTACGCGCATTGGAGATCATGCTTTTATTATGGCTTATTGTCATATTGCGCATGATTGTTTTTTGGGCGATCATATTATTTTAGCAAATAATGCGACCTTAGCAGGACATGTTGAACTTGGAGATTTTACTGTTGTAGGGGGACTTACTCCTATTCATCAGTTTGTAAAAGTAGGTGAAGGTTGTATGATAGCGGGTGCTAGCGCACTTTCACAAGATATAGTCCCTTTTTGTTTAGCTGAGGGAAATCGTGCAAGTATTAGAAGTTTAAATTTAGTAGGTATACGTCGTCGTTTTGATAAAGATGAAATTGATAGATTAAATAAAGCTTTTAAATTTTTATTTAAACAAGGAGATTTAAAAGAGAATGCAATAGCATTACTTGCAGAAAGTCAAAGCGAAAATATTAAAAAAATGTGTAATTTTATATTAGAAACCAAACGAGGAATTCCTGTTTATAGAGGTAAAAAATAATGCCTAGAAAATGTAGTTTTTGCAATGAGATAGAAAATTCACAAAGAAGAATTTTAGCAAATGAAAATGATGATGCTTTTATTTGTGAGTATTGTGTTGAGGGTGCTTATAGTATTATTTATGGTGAAGAAAAAGAATTTAAAAATCCTAAGCAATACCATAATGTTGATTTTAAAGATATCACTCCAAAAGAATTAAAA from Campylobacter hepaticus includes:
- the lpxA gene encoding acyl-ACP--UDP-N-acetylglucosamine O-acyltransferase, which produces MRTIHPSAVIEEGAQLGDDVVIEAYAYVSKSAKIGNNVIIKQGARVLSNTTIGDHSRIFSYAIVGDIPQDISYKDEQKTGVIIGKNATIREFVTINSGTTKGDGFTRIGDHAFIMAYCHIAHDCFLGDHIILANNATLAGHVELGDFTVVGGLTPIHQFVKVGEGCMIAGASALSQDIVPFCLAEGNRASIRSLNLVGIRRRFDKDEIDRLNKAFKFLFKQGDLKENAIALLAESQSENIKKMCNFILETKRGIPVYRGKK
- the fabZ gene encoding 3-hydroxyacyl-ACP dehydratase FabZ, coding for MIDVMQIQKILPHRYPFLLVDKIIELKIKEVVRGYKNISISDHVFMGHFPDHPIYPGVLILEGMAQTGGVLAFESMEDKVDPKSKVVYFTGIDGAKFRNPVRPGDRLDYEMSVVKNRANMWIFKGQAFVENNLVAEAELKAMIVDK
- a CDS encoding prohibitin family protein, with the protein product MPADLNDYFNKKNKNSNNNGNNRHNFNFKTPEFNFKGFGKFSPFIYGAIIIILFLIIAKPFMVINSGEMGIKSTTGKYDPNPLEPGLHFFIPFVQKITIIDTRVRQINYASIEGSNENLSSGSGVINKNSISVLDSRGLPVSIDVTVQYRLNPLQVPQTIATWSLNWENKIIDPVVRDVVRSVVGKYTAEELPTNRNAIATQIEEGIRKTIEAQPNEPVELRAVQLREIILPSKVKEQIERVQIAKQEAERTKYEVERANQEALKKAALAEGEANATIISAKGKAMAVKIEADAQAYSNKEIANSLNTPLLNLKQIETQKEFNEALKVNQDAKIFLTPGGAVPNIWVDTKDIKKQSSVNN
- a CDS encoding tautomerase family protein, which translates into the protein MPLVNIKLAKPALSKEQKAELISDITDLLSQKYNKNKERIIVILEDIENYDIGFGGESLEIIKTKANK
- the bcp gene encoding thioredoxin-dependent thiol peroxidase, translated to MIKIGDKAPEFELLNQDGIKVSLKDFIGKKVILYFYPKDSTPGCTTQACDFSMHYDQFNDKNAVIIGISPDSVASHEKFITRFNLKHILLSDPEKEVCKIYGVWGIKKNYGKEYEGVIRSTFIIDEVGKIIKIYTNVRVKDHVLTVFESL
- a CDS encoding epoxyqueuosine reductase QueH; this translates as MLVHICCSVDSHYFISELKKVYPDEKIIAYFYDPNIHPLSEYELRFLDVKRSCDKLGIKLYKGEYEYEKWLQSVKGYENEPEKGKRCSICFDVRMGSSVEFAVKLGEKKLTTTLLTSPKKDLEQLRKTLQKECEPYGIEFLAPDFRKNGGTQRQFALAKQAMLYHQNYCGCIYGLNKQKQDKSFIDEFISPINKQILPASIQARIALYKKAYLFEKKGLKFKIIRQKFLNYRLLSALIKIDKKPVKSHILFYSHFKNSYTRFSLDEHNLKQNVKEGFYRSTKDEILFVEFWRFNQFFKNKWKNFEDFLKHPLSIEVEIKWRVKHFGFYDLSPVVILENILPTRYEIIAKSEIYNDSKEILIKI
- the ilvE gene encoding branched-chain-amino-acid transaminase, which encodes MISANKIWMDGKLIDFKDATLHFLTHSLHYGNAVFEGTRAYKTDKGLAIFRLKDHTKRLLESAKITLLKCPFSQEELENAQIELIKANHFKSNAYIRPLIFLGDGVMGLYHMKAPVRVGIAAWEWGAYLGQEALEKGIKVKISSFTRNSVKSCMGKAKASANYLNSQIAKFEAIEAGYEEALMLDEEGFIAEGTGECFFIVRDGILITPPNDFSLKSITQDTVLKIAHDLGITIMRQRISRDEVYTADEAFFTGTAAEITPINNVDARIIGNGFRGTMTKKLQDAYFNIVYGHNEKYASMLTYI